One part of the Halobacteriovorax vibrionivorans genome encodes these proteins:
- a CDS encoding TldD/PmbA family protein has product MSTKTKQQTQKEIINKTLNMAKDMGLNDVDVIISGSESFSLKADSGELSEYKKANTGALGVRVIKDQKVGLSFTEDLGDDAIKTILENAAQNSKFSKVDEYQLIEEGTQVDDINPVANIEYSPDANEMIEKALFLEEEVRKRDSNCESAPYNGMAEGISNFAIGNSKGVLCTHQSKSYTAYTSALVKKGDKNAMHYLFDSKRDFRELDYDKVINGSLEVANNFIDASQIKTGDYDVTFEVDLFDNIISSFMLLFSAKAAIDKSNPWREKLGEMVADSRLTFKDDPFFKAGHSVCPFDGEGKKKQTNTLLENGKLVQFLHNSATARELGLENNFCATRGAKSPLSATTSNFLIEAGTNTQDEFNSRRYVEILTAQGLHSGIKPISGEFSLGVSGRIWNNGEIETYFKDVTVSGNFFKMLSEIDLISDKVEASSDHSLFTPKILFSNLMIAGS; this is encoded by the coding sequence ATGAGCACGAAGACAAAACAACAAACACAAAAAGAAATAATTAATAAAACCCTTAATATGGCAAAAGACATGGGATTAAATGACGTTGACGTTATTATCTCAGGCTCTGAGTCTTTCTCACTAAAAGCAGACAGTGGTGAATTAAGTGAGTACAAGAAGGCCAATACAGGTGCCCTTGGTGTACGTGTTATTAAGGATCAAAAGGTAGGTCTAAGCTTCACTGAAGATCTAGGTGATGATGCAATTAAGACTATTCTTGAAAATGCAGCACAAAATTCGAAATTTTCAAAAGTTGATGAATACCAATTAATAGAAGAAGGTACACAAGTTGATGATATTAACCCTGTGGCAAATATTGAGTACTCACCTGATGCTAATGAGATGATTGAAAAAGCACTTTTTTTAGAAGAAGAAGTTAGAAAGCGTGATAGCAATTGTGAGTCTGCACCTTATAATGGAATGGCCGAAGGTATTTCAAATTTTGCCATTGGAAACTCAAAAGGTGTTCTTTGTACACATCAGTCAAAATCATATACTGCATACACATCTGCTCTTGTAAAAAAGGGTGATAAGAATGCTATGCACTACCTATTTGACTCAAAAAGAGACTTTAGAGAACTAGATTACGATAAAGTAATTAACGGATCTCTTGAAGTGGCCAATAACTTCATCGATGCATCTCAAATCAAAACTGGTGATTATGATGTTACATTTGAAGTTGATCTCTTTGATAATATCATTTCAAGTTTCATGCTACTTTTTAGTGCGAAGGCAGCAATTGATAAATCAAATCCATGGCGTGAGAAACTAGGAGAAATGGTAGCTGATTCAAGACTAACTTTTAAAGATGATCCTTTCTTTAAGGCAGGCCACAGTGTTTGTCCATTTGATGGTGAAGGAAAGAAGAAACAAACCAATACCCTACTAGAAAATGGAAAACTTGTGCAATTTCTTCACAATAGCGCTACAGCAAGAGAGCTTGGACTAGAAAATAACTTCTGTGCAACTCGTGGAGCAAAGAGTCCTCTTAGTGCCACGACATCAAATTTTCTAATTGAAGCAGGAACAAATACACAAGATGAGTTCAACTCACGTCGATATGTGGAAATTCTAACGGCACAAGGGCTTCACAGTGGTATCAAACCAATCTCTGGTGAGTTTTCACTGGGAGTAAGTGGACGTATTTGGAATAACGGTGAAATAGAAACTTACTTTAAGGATGTAACTGTAAGTGGAAACTTCTTTAAGATGCTAAGTGAAATTGATCTTATAAGTGATAAAGTTGAAGCATCAAGTGATCACTCACTTTTCACTCCTAAAATTCTATTTAGTAATTTAATGATTGCAGGATCATAA